One region of Vallitalea okinawensis genomic DNA includes:
- a CDS encoding aconitate hydratase yields the protein MNLNLTQKILKEHLIEGELSIGQEIGIRIDQTLTQDSTGTMAYLQLEAMDIDRVKTDKSVAYIDHNMLQQGFENADDHKYIQTVANKHGVYFSRPGNGICHQVHLERFGVPGGTLLGSDSHTPTCGGIGMIAIGAGGLDVAVAMGGGAYYITTPKVVNVRLTGELSPFVTAKDIILEVLRRLTVKGGVGRVIEYTGPGITQLTVPERATITNMGAELGATTSIFPSDEVTEAFLKAQGRLNDYKELLPDKDAKYDEIVEIDLSALEPLVAKPHSPDNVVEVKSEEGIHIDQVCIGSCTNSSYRDMMKVAKILKGKTVSPHVSLVIAPGSKQVLNMLASNGALADMIAAGARILESGCGPCIGMGQAPSTDAVSLRTFNRNFKGRCGTVSAGVYLVSPETAAISALNGKLTDPRSSDMKLDIDEPKEFLLNDNMIVEPAEEGATVKVVKGPNIQPFPLNNALEDDVTGKVLIKVEDNITTDHIMPSNAKLLPFRSNIPHLSKFCLTPCDADFPKRAQENKGGIIIGGENYGQGSSREHAALVPLYLGVKAVLVKSFARIHKANLINSGILPLIFDNKRDYEDIEVLDELKINHIKSQLDDGILVIDNVTKGRQYSTHHDLSDKEIELIRVGGRINAIKNAK from the coding sequence ATGAACTTAAATCTTACGCAAAAGATTCTTAAAGAACACTTGATAGAAGGTGAGTTATCTATTGGTCAAGAAATAGGTATTAGAATTGATCAAACATTAACTCAAGACTCAACAGGAACCATGGCGTATTTGCAATTAGAGGCTATGGATATAGATCGTGTTAAAACAGATAAGTCTGTAGCTTATATTGATCATAATATGTTGCAACAAGGTTTTGAAAATGCTGATGATCATAAATATATTCAAACTGTTGCCAATAAGCATGGTGTGTATTTCTCACGACCAGGTAATGGTATATGCCATCAGGTCCACCTCGAGCGTTTTGGGGTACCTGGTGGTACCCTCCTTGGTTCTGATAGCCATACGCCCACATGCGGAGGAATTGGTATGATTGCTATAGGAGCAGGGGGATTGGATGTAGCTGTAGCCATGGGGGGAGGAGCTTATTACATTACAACACCTAAGGTAGTTAATGTTAGATTAACTGGTGAGTTATCACCTTTTGTAACAGCAAAAGATATTATTTTAGAAGTTCTTAGAAGGCTAACGGTAAAGGGTGGAGTAGGTAGAGTTATTGAATATACTGGACCAGGAATCACACAATTGACCGTACCAGAGAGAGCAACTATCACCAATATGGGTGCTGAGTTAGGAGCAACCACCTCCATTTTCCCAAGTGATGAGGTAACAGAGGCTTTCTTAAAAGCGCAAGGCCGTTTAAATGATTATAAAGAATTATTGCCAGATAAAGATGCTAAATACGATGAAATTGTAGAAATAGATTTATCTGCATTGGAACCTTTGGTAGCAAAACCGCATAGCCCAGATAATGTAGTTGAAGTTAAATCAGAAGAAGGTATACATATTGACCAAGTATGTATTGGAAGTTGTACCAATAGTTCTTATAGAGATATGATGAAGGTAGCCAAAATACTCAAGGGTAAAACTGTTTCACCTCACGTATCTTTAGTTATTGCGCCTGGGTCAAAGCAAGTACTAAACATGTTAGCCAGTAATGGTGCATTAGCTGATATGATCGCTGCTGGTGCTAGGATTCTTGAATCAGGTTGCGGACCTTGTATCGGAATGGGGCAAGCACCATCTACAGATGCGGTTTCATTAAGAACCTTTAATCGTAACTTTAAAGGTCGCTGTGGTACAGTATCAGCAGGCGTTTACTTAGTAAGTCCGGAGACAGCAGCTATTAGTGCCCTTAATGGTAAATTAACAGATCCTAGAAGTAGTGACATGAAACTAGATATCGATGAACCAAAGGAATTCCTACTTAACGATAATATGATTGTTGAACCAGCAGAAGAAGGGGCTACTGTAAAGGTTGTAAAGGGACCCAATATTCAACCATTCCCATTAAATAATGCACTTGAAGATGATGTTACTGGTAAGGTGTTAATCAAAGTTGAAGATAACATAACAACAGATCATATCATGCCTTCCAATGCAAAGCTTCTACCTTTTAGATCAAACATTCCTCACTTATCAAAGTTCTGTTTAACTCCTTGTGACGCGGATTTTCCAAAACGTGCGCAAGAGAATAAGGGAGGTATTATTATTGGAGGAGAAAATTATGGTCAAGGCTCAAGTCGAGAGCATGCTGCTTTAGTTCCTTTATATCTTGGAGTAAAAGCTGTTCTGGTTAAAAGTTTTGCAAGAATCCATAAAGCCAATCTTATTAATTCTGGTATATTACCCCTTATTTTTGATAATAAAAGGGATTACGAAGACATTGAAGTTTTAGATGAATTAAAAATTAATCATATTAAGTCACAGCTAGATGATGGCATCCTAGTTATTGATAATGTAACAAAGGGTAGACAGTATTCTACCCATCATGACTTATCAGATAAAGAAATAGAATTAATACGAGTAGGTGGCAGAATCAACGCCATAAAGAACGCAAAATAA
- a CDS encoding beta/alpha barrel domain-containing protein, with protein sequence MKMIEYSTNTNLLERTEFKYPLQDINKPNLFRNLYPYEEVPKIAFNHRLVPIGMPKEIWITDTTFRDGQQSREPYTTEQITTLFDYLHRLSGPKGIIRQSEFFLYSKKDREAVYKCLEKGYEFPEVTSWIRASKKDFQLVKDIGIKETGVLVSCSDYHIFHKLKMTRQQAIDHYLAVIRDCIHFGIRPRCHFEDITRADFYGFVVPFVLELMKLMEETGVPIKIRACDTMGYGVGYPGATLPRSVPGIIYGLRHHAQVPSELIEWHGHNDFYRSVTNGSTAWLYGASSVNCSLLGIGERTGNTPLEAMIFEYAQLRGTLDGMDTTVITEIAEYFDKELGYKIPPQTPFVGKNFNVTRAGIHADGLLKNEEIYNIFDTTSLLNRPPRVAITNTSGISGIAHWINSYFSLVDNKALEKNHPVVVRVKQWVDKEYESGRVIAITDQELEKVTMEAMEHYDAIECEEAI encoded by the coding sequence ATGAAAATGATTGAATATAGTACGAATACAAACTTGTTGGAACGAACAGAATTCAAATATCCATTACAGGATATTAATAAACCTAATCTTTTCCGAAATCTATATCCGTATGAAGAAGTACCCAAAATTGCATTCAATCATCGTCTGGTACCCATTGGCATGCCAAAAGAAATTTGGATTACTGATACAACTTTTAGAGATGGGCAACAATCAAGAGAACCTTATACAACAGAGCAAATCACTACACTTTTTGATTACTTACATAGACTATCAGGTCCTAAAGGAATTATTCGTCAATCTGAATTCTTTTTGTACAGTAAAAAAGATCGAGAAGCCGTGTATAAGTGCTTGGAGAAAGGCTATGAATTTCCAGAGGTGACGAGTTGGATTCGTGCAAGTAAAAAGGATTTCCAATTAGTTAAGGATATTGGAATAAAAGAAACTGGTGTTCTTGTTAGTTGTTCGGATTATCATATATTCCATAAACTAAAAATGACCAGACAGCAAGCTATTGATCATTATTTAGCTGTTATTAGAGATTGTATTCATTTTGGAATCCGTCCTAGATGTCACTTTGAAGACATAACAAGAGCAGACTTTTATGGTTTTGTTGTACCATTTGTACTAGAATTAATGAAGCTTATGGAAGAAACAGGTGTTCCTATTAAGATACGAGCCTGCGACACCATGGGTTATGGAGTAGGTTATCCAGGTGCAACATTGCCCAGAAGTGTACCAGGTATTATTTACGGATTGCGTCACCATGCGCAAGTACCTTCTGAACTTATCGAATGGCATGGTCACAATGATTTTTATCGATCCGTTACAAATGGGTCCACTGCGTGGTTGTATGGTGCATCATCAGTGAACTGTTCTCTTCTAGGTATAGGCGAAAGAACTGGTAATACACCGTTAGAGGCAATGATCTTCGAATATGCTCAGTTAAGGGGTACTTTAGATGGTATGGATACGACTGTTATTACAGAGATTGCAGAATACTTTGATAAGGAACTAGGCTATAAAATCCCTCCCCAGACACCGTTTGTGGGTAAGAATTTCAATGTTACAAGAGCTGGAATTCATGCGGATGGTTTGTTGAAGAATGAGGAAATTTATAATATTTTTGATACTACATCGTTGTTAAACCGACCACCAAGAGTGGCTATAACCAATACTTCAGGAATATCAGGGATCGCTCACTGGATTAATTCCTATTTTTCATTAGTTGATAATAAAGCTCTTGAAAAAAATCATCCTGTTGTAGTTAGAGTAAAACAATGGGTGGATAAAGAGTATGAAAGCGGGCGTGTTATAGCTATTACAGATCAAGAATTAGAAAAAGTAACGATGGAAGCAATGGAACATTACGATGCGATTGAATGTGAGGAGGCCATTTAA